The candidate division TA06 bacterium region GGATCGACACACTGTCCCAGAGTTCGATGAAGGTGGCCAAATTTCTGGAGCAGCACCCCAAGGTGGCCAAGGTTAACTACCTGGGTCTGGAGAGCCACAAGCTGCATGGGCTGGCGAAGAAATACCTGTGGCTGGTCGACGCCAAATACGACGCCCAGTACGGTAAGGACGTCAACCGCTACGGCCACCTGCTGTCGTTCATTCCCAAGGGCGGCGTGCCGGCCGCGCGGCTGGCGCTGGACGGCCTGAAGCGGATCTGGCGGGCCACCGACCTGGGACGCATAAAATCCATCGCCACCATTCCGGCCATCTCTACCCACCAGCAGATGGGCGAGGAATCGCGCTCCCTGGCGGCCATCCCCGGCGACCTGATCCGGCTGTCGGTGGGCGGCGAGCACCCCGACGACATCATCAATGATCTGGACCAGGCCCTGGCCCTGGCCAAGGTGAAGTAATCAAACGAATGCGGAATGAATCTGTTGTTGACGGGGCATCCCGCGTTTGTAAATAATCCACTCTATTACCGGCTGTTTTGAATAGCACAATGCAACAATTTGCACCTGATAGGAACATCGAGCAGCGGATTTATTACTCAGAACGTATACCCTTCACCGGCCTAAATATCGGTCATATTCAGGGCAAGCTCTGTGGTGAGTGACTTGTACTGAGCTTGCCGAAGTAGCCGAACCAATAGTAGACTTTTCCCCCACCAAAACACCCCGCTACATCGGGGCAAGCTGCGAAATCCGCTAATTATATTGGATTGAAAGAAACAGGAATGTCTACTAATAGACGCTCCTATTAATAACAGCGGTGGTTTTTAGCGTTTTTCGCGCGGGCAAAGGATGTTTTTCAGCGGTAACTAAATACTGATATGACAGACAAAATCACCATACCCGATATCCTGGAAGGCGATCTGGAGTTTGACAGCTCGGTCCGGCCCCAAACTTTTAGCGATTTCGTGGGCCAGGACAAGATAAAGAGCAACCTCAAGGTCTTCATCCAGGCGGCCCAGGGGCGGGGCGAGGCCATAGACCATATGCTGTTCTGCGGGCCGCCGGGCCTGGGCAAGACCACTTTGGCCCAGATCATCGCCAACGAGATGGGGGTCCAGATCAAGGCCACCACCGGCCCGGTGCTGGAGCGGCCGGCCGACCTGGCCGGGATTCTGACCAATCTTCAGGAACACGACGTGCTGTTCATAGATGAGATCCACCGCATCAACCGGATGGTGGAGGAATACATTTATCCGGCCATGGAGGACTACTGCCTGGACATCATGATAGACAAGGGCCCCAGCGCCCGTTCGGTGCGGCTCAATTTACCCAAGTTCACCCTGATCGGGGCCACCACCCGGGCCGGTCTGCTGACCGCGCCGATGCGGACCCGCTTTGGGATGATCAACCGGCTGGATTACTATACCCACGCCAATCTGGAGCAGATCATCACCCGTTCGGCCCAGATATTGAAAGTTGACATCACCGAAAAGGGCGCCAAGGAGATCGCCAAACGTTCCAGAGGAACTCCCA contains the following coding sequences:
- the ruvB gene encoding Holliday junction branch migration DNA helicase RuvB, which produces MTDKITIPDILEGDLEFDSSVRPQTFSDFVGQDKIKSNLKVFIQAAQGRGEAIDHMLFCGPPGLGKTTLAQIIANEMGVQIKATTGPVLERPADLAGILTNLQEHDVLFIDEIHRINRMVEEYIYPAMEDYCLDIMIDKGPSARSVRLNLPKFTLIGATTRAGLLTAPMRTRFGMINRLDYYTHANLEQIITRSAQILKVDITEKGAKEIAKRSRGTPRVANRLLRRVRDFAQVESDGKITDQVADSALLRLEVDALGLDDMDKRILEAIIKKFNGGPVGLNTLAVAVSEEADTLEEVYEPYLIQEGFLKRTPRGREATDLAYRHLGLSSGNKQTAML